One window from the genome of Macaca fascicularis isolate 582-1 chromosome 7, T2T-MFA8v1.1 encodes:
- the ZFYVE21 gene encoding zinc finger FYVE domain-containing protein 21 isoform X2 has protein sequence MSSEVSARRDAKKLVRSPSGLRMVPEHRAFGSPFGLEEPQWVPDKECRRCMQCDAKFDFLTRKHHCRRCGKCFCDRCCSQKVPLRRMCFVDPVRQCAECALVSHKEAEFYDKQLKVLLSGATFLVTFGNSEKPETMICRLSNNQRRQRTGHRHVPAVYSAGDGGCDPAEADSGGGRECGQEAGGGVASGHAQGCKAPLRISGPVTLRGSELGVRVVTRTESLGTAEPAPCAPQGLILLVLGNATQKCSLI, from the exons ATGTCCTCCGAGGTGTCCGCGCGCCGCGACGCCAAGAAGCTGGTGCGCTCCCCTAGCGGCCTGCGCATGGTGCCCGAGCACCGCGCCTTCGGAAGCCCGTTCGGCCTGGAGGAGCCGCAGTGGGTCCCGGACAAGGAG TGTCGGAGATGTATGCAGTGTGACGCCAAGTTTGACTTTCTCACCAGAAAG CACCACTGTCGCCGCTGCGGGAAGTGCTTCTGCGACAGGTGCTGCAGCCAGAAGGTGCCGCTGCGGCGCATGTGCTTTGTGGACCCCGTGCGGCAGTGCGCGGAGTGCGCCCTGGTGTCCCACAAGGAGGCGGAGTTCTACGACAAGCAGCTCAAAGTGCTCCTGAGCG GAGCCACCTTCCTCGTCACGTTTGGAAACTCAGAGAAACCCGAAACTATGATTTGTCGTCTTTCCAATAACCAGAG GAGGCAACGCACGGGCCACAGGCATGTTCCTGCAGTATACAGTGCCGGGGACGGAGGGTGTGACCCAGCTGAAGCTGACAGCGGTGGAGGACGCGAATGTGGGCAGGAGGCAGGCGGTGGCGTGGCTAGTGGCCATGCACAAG GCTGCAAAGCTCCTCTACGAATCTCGGGACCAGTAACTCTACGTGGGTCTGAGCTTGGAGTACGTGTGGTCACCAGGACTGAGTCGCTTGGAACAGCAGAGCCTGCTCCTTGCGCACCACAGGGATTAATCCTGCTTGTGCTGGGAAATGCAACTCAGAAGTGTTCACTTATCTAG
- the ZFYVE21 gene encoding zinc finger FYVE domain-containing protein 21 isoform X1 codes for MSSEVSARRDAKKLVRSPSGLRMVPEHRAFGSPFGLEEPQWVPDKECRRCMQCDAKFDFLTRKHHCRRCGKCFCDRCCSQKVPLRRMCFVDPVRQCAECALVSHKEAEFYDKQLKVLLSGATFLVTFGNSEKPETMICRLSNNQRYLFLDGDSHYEIEIVHISTVQLLTEGFPPGEKDIHAYTSLLGSQPASEGGNARATGMFLQYTVPGTEGVTQLKLTAVEDANVGRRQAVAWLVAMHKAAKLLYESRDQ; via the exons ATGTCCTCCGAGGTGTCCGCGCGCCGCGACGCCAAGAAGCTGGTGCGCTCCCCTAGCGGCCTGCGCATGGTGCCCGAGCACCGCGCCTTCGGAAGCCCGTTCGGCCTGGAGGAGCCGCAGTGGGTCCCGGACAAGGAG TGTCGGAGATGTATGCAGTGTGACGCCAAGTTTGACTTTCTCACCAGAAAG CACCACTGTCGCCGCTGCGGGAAGTGCTTCTGCGACAGGTGCTGCAGCCAGAAGGTGCCGCTGCGGCGCATGTGCTTTGTGGACCCCGTGCGGCAGTGCGCGGAGTGCGCCCTGGTGTCCCACAAGGAGGCGGAGTTCTACGACAAGCAGCTCAAAGTGCTCCTGAGCG GAGCCACCTTCCTCGTCACGTTTGGAAACTCAGAGAAACCCGAAACTATGATTTGTCGTCTTTCCAATAACCAGAG ATACTTGTTTCTGGATGGAGACAGCCACTATGAAATCGAAATTGTGCACATTTCCACCGTGCAGCTCCTCACAGAAGGCTTCCCTCCTGGAG AAAAAGACATTCACGCTTACACCAGCCTCCTGGGGAGCCAGCCTGCCTCTGAAG GAGGCAACGCACGGGCCACAGGCATGTTCCTGCAGTATACAGTGCCGGGGACGGAGGGTGTGACCCAGCTGAAGCTGACAGCGGTGGAGGACGCGAATGTGGGCAGGAGGCAGGCGGTGGCGTGGCTAGTGGCCATGCACAAG GCTGCAAAGCTCCTCTACGAATCTCGGGACCAGTAA
- the ZFYVE21 gene encoding zinc finger FYVE domain-containing protein 21 isoform X3, with amino-acid sequence MSSEVSARRDAKKLVRSPSGLRMVPEHRAFGSPFGLEEPQWVPDKECRRCMQCDAKFDFLTRKHHCRRCGKCFCDRCCSQKVPLRRMCFVDPVRQCAECALVSHKEAEFYDKQLKVLLSGATFLVTFGNSEKPETMICRLSNNQRYLFLDGDSHYEIEIVHISTVQLLTEGFPPGGGNARATGMFLQYTVPGTEGVTQLKLTAVEDANVGRRQAVAWLVAMHKAAKLLYESRDQ; translated from the exons ATGTCCTCCGAGGTGTCCGCGCGCCGCGACGCCAAGAAGCTGGTGCGCTCCCCTAGCGGCCTGCGCATGGTGCCCGAGCACCGCGCCTTCGGAAGCCCGTTCGGCCTGGAGGAGCCGCAGTGGGTCCCGGACAAGGAG TGTCGGAGATGTATGCAGTGTGACGCCAAGTTTGACTTTCTCACCAGAAAG CACCACTGTCGCCGCTGCGGGAAGTGCTTCTGCGACAGGTGCTGCAGCCAGAAGGTGCCGCTGCGGCGCATGTGCTTTGTGGACCCCGTGCGGCAGTGCGCGGAGTGCGCCCTGGTGTCCCACAAGGAGGCGGAGTTCTACGACAAGCAGCTCAAAGTGCTCCTGAGCG GAGCCACCTTCCTCGTCACGTTTGGAAACTCAGAGAAACCCGAAACTATGATTTGTCGTCTTTCCAATAACCAGAG ATACTTGTTTCTGGATGGAGACAGCCACTATGAAATCGAAATTGTGCACATTTCCACCGTGCAGCTCCTCACAGAAGGCTTCCCTCCTGGAG GAGGCAACGCACGGGCCACAGGCATGTTCCTGCAGTATACAGTGCCGGGGACGGAGGGTGTGACCCAGCTGAAGCTGACAGCGGTGGAGGACGCGAATGTGGGCAGGAGGCAGGCGGTGGCGTGGCTAGTGGCCATGCACAAG GCTGCAAAGCTCCTCTACGAATCTCGGGACCAGTAA
- the ZFYVE21 gene encoding zinc finger FYVE domain-containing protein 21 isoform X5 yields the protein MCFVDPVRQCAECALVSHKEAEFYDKQLKVLLSGATFLVTFGNSEKPETMICRLSNNQRYLFLDGDSHYEIEIVHISTVQLLTEGFPPGGGNARATGMFLQYTVPGTEGVTQLKLTAVEDANVGRRQAVAWLVAMHKAAKLLYESRDQ from the exons ATGTGCTTTGTGGACCCCGTGCGGCAGTGCGCGGAGTGCGCCCTGGTGTCCCACAAGGAGGCGGAGTTCTACGACAAGCAGCTCAAAGTGCTCCTGAGCG GAGCCACCTTCCTCGTCACGTTTGGAAACTCAGAGAAACCCGAAACTATGATTTGTCGTCTTTCCAATAACCAGAG ATACTTGTTTCTGGATGGAGACAGCCACTATGAAATCGAAATTGTGCACATTTCCACCGTGCAGCTCCTCACAGAAGGCTTCCCTCCTGGAG GAGGCAACGCACGGGCCACAGGCATGTTCCTGCAGTATACAGTGCCGGGGACGGAGGGTGTGACCCAGCTGAAGCTGACAGCGGTGGAGGACGCGAATGTGGGCAGGAGGCAGGCGGTGGCGTGGCTAGTGGCCATGCACAAG GCTGCAAAGCTCCTCTACGAATCTCGGGACCAGTAA
- the ZFYVE21 gene encoding zinc finger FYVE domain-containing protein 21 isoform X4, with amino-acid sequence MCFVDPVRQCAECALVSHKEAEFYDKQLKVLLSGATFLVTFGNSEKPETMICRLSNNQRYLFLDGDSHYEIEIVHISTVQLLTEGFPPGEKDIHAYTSLLGSQPASEGGNARATGMFLQYTVPGTEGVTQLKLTAVEDANVGRRQAVAWLVAMHKAAKLLYESRDQ; translated from the exons ATGTGCTTTGTGGACCCCGTGCGGCAGTGCGCGGAGTGCGCCCTGGTGTCCCACAAGGAGGCGGAGTTCTACGACAAGCAGCTCAAAGTGCTCCTGAGCG GAGCCACCTTCCTCGTCACGTTTGGAAACTCAGAGAAACCCGAAACTATGATTTGTCGTCTTTCCAATAACCAGAG ATACTTGTTTCTGGATGGAGACAGCCACTATGAAATCGAAATTGTGCACATTTCCACCGTGCAGCTCCTCACAGAAGGCTTCCCTCCTGGAG AAAAAGACATTCACGCTTACACCAGCCTCCTGGGGAGCCAGCCTGCCTCTGAAG GAGGCAACGCACGGGCCACAGGCATGTTCCTGCAGTATACAGTGCCGGGGACGGAGGGTGTGACCCAGCTGAAGCTGACAGCGGTGGAGGACGCGAATGTGGGCAGGAGGCAGGCGGTGGCGTGGCTAGTGGCCATGCACAAG GCTGCAAAGCTCCTCTACGAATCTCGGGACCAGTAA
- the PPP1R13B gene encoding apoptosis-stimulating of p53 protein 1 isoform X4, giving the protein MEVAMMDKRISELRERLYGKKIQLNRVNGTSSPQSPLSTSGRVAAVGPYIQVPSAGSFPVLGDPIKPQSLSIASNAAHGRSKSANDGNWPTLKQNSSSSVKPVQVAGADWKDPSVEGSVKQGTVSSQPVPFSALGAAEKPGTEMGKVPPPIPGVGKQLPPSYGTYPSPTPLGPGSTSSLERRKEGSLPRPNAGLPSRQRPTLLPPTGSAPQPGSSQQIQQRISVPPSPTYPPAGPPAFPAGDSKPELPLTVAIRPFLADKGSRPQSPRKGPQTVNSSSIYSMYLQQATPPKNYQPAAHSALNKSVKAVYGKPVLPSGSTSPSPLPFLHGSLSTGTPQPQPPSESAEKEPEQDGPAAPTDGSTVESLPRPLSPTKLTPIVHSPLRYQSDADLEALRRKLANAPRPLKKRSSITEPEGPGGPNIQKLLYQRFNTLAGGMEGTPFYQPSPSQDFMGTLADVDNGNTNANGNLEEPPPAQPTAPLPAEPAPSSDANDNELPSPEPEELICPQTTYQTAEPAEDNNNNVATVPSTEQIPSPVVEAPSPGEEQVPPAPLPPASHPPATSTSKRTNLKKPNSERTGHGLRVRFNPLALLLDASLEGEFDLVQRIIYEVEDPSKPNDEGITPLHNAVCAGHHHIVKFLLDFGVNVNAADSDGWTPLHCAASCNSVHLCKQLVESGAAIFASTISDIETAADKCEEMEEGYIQCSQFLYGVQEKLGVMNKGVVYALWDYEAQNSDELSFHEGDALTILRRKDESETEWWWARLGDREGYVPKNLLGLYPRIKPRQRTLA; this is encoded by the exons CTGAACCGTGTGAATGGCACGTCATCACCACAGTCACCTCTGAGCACATCCGGCAGGGTCGCTGCTGTGGGGCCTTATATCCAGGTTCCCAGTGCCGGAAGCTTTCCTGTCCTGGGGGACCCCATAAAGCCCCAATCTCTCAGTATTGCCTCAAATGCTGCTCATGGAAGATCCAAATCCG CTAATGATGGAAACTGGCCAACATTAAAACAGAATTCTAGCTCTTCAGTGAAACCAGTGCAGGTGGCTGGTGCAGACTGGAAGGATCCGAGCGTGGAGGGGTCTGTCAAGCAGGGCACCGTCTCCAGCCAGCCTGTGCCCTTCTCAGCACTGGGAGCCGCGGAGAAGCCG GGCACCGAGATGGGTAAAGTGCCACCTCCCATCCCGGGTGTAGGCAAACAGCTGCCTCCAAGCTATGGGACATACCCAAGTCCCACACCTCTGGGTCCTGGGTCGACAAGCTCcctggaaaggaggaaggaaggcagcCTGCCCAGGCCCAATGCAGGCCTGCCAAGTCGACAGAGGCCCACCCTGCTGCCCCCCACAGGCAGTGCTCCCCAGCCAGGCTCTTCACAACAGATTCAGCAGAGGATTTCTGTACCGCCAAGTCCCACGTACCCGCCAGCGGGACCACCTGCATTTCCAGCTGGGGACAGCAAGCCTGAACTCCCACTGACAGTGGCCATTAGGCCCTTCCTGGCCGATAAAGGATCAAGGCCACAGTCTCCCAGGAAAGGACCCCAGACAGTGAATTCAAGTTCCATATACTCCATGTACCTCCAGCAAGCCACACCACCTAAGAATTACCAGCCGGCAGCACACAGCGCCTTAAATAAGTCAGTTAAAGCAG TGTATGGTAAGCCTGTTTTACCTTCGGGTTCAACATCTCCATCGCCGCTGCCGTTTCTTCACGGGTCGCTGTCCACGGGCACACCACAGCCTCAGCCACCCTCAGAAAGTGCTGAGAAAGAGCCCGAGCAGGACGGCCCTGCCGCCCCCACAGATGGCAGCACCGTGGAGAGCCTGCCACGGCCACTCAGCCCCACCAAGCTCACGCCCATCGTGCATTCGCCACTGCGCTACCAGAGTGACGCGGACCTGGAGGCCCTCCGCCGGAAGCTGGCCAACGCGCCCCGGCCCCTGAAGAAGCGCAGCTCCATCACAGAGCCcgagggccccggcgggcccaACATCCAGAAGCTGCTGTACCAGCGCTTCAACACCCTGGCCGGCGGCATGGAGGGCACCCCTTTCTAccagcccagcccctcccaggaCTTCATGGGCACCTTGGCCGATGTGGACAATGGAAACACCAATGCCAATGGAAACCTGGAAGAGCCCCCCCCTGCCCAGCCTACAGCCCCACTCCCCGCCGAGCCTGCCCCGTCGTCAGATGCCAATGATAATGAGTTACCTTCCCCCGAACCAGAGGAGCTCATCTGTCCGCAAACCACCTACCAAACTGCCGAGCCGGCGGAGGACAATAACAACAATGTGGCCACGGTCCCCTCCACGGAGCAGATCCCAAGTCCTGTGGTCGAGGCCCCATCTCCAGGGGAAGAGCAGGTCCCTCCAGCACCTCTTCCCCCTGCCAGCCACCCTCCTGCCACCTCCACG AGCAAGCGGACCAACTTGAAGAAGCCCAACTCGGAGCGGACAGGGCATGGGCTGAGAGTCCGGTTTAACCCCCTGGCACTGCTTCTAGACGCATCTCTGGAAGGAGAGTTCGATCTGGTGCAGAGGATCATCTACGAG GTGGAAGATCCCAGCAAGCCCAACGATGAAGGGATCACCCCACTGCACAACGCCGTCTGCGCTGGCCACCATCACATCGTGAAGTTCCTGTTGGACTTTGGCGTCAACGTGAATGCTGCTGATAGTGATGGATG GACGCCGCTGCACTGCGCTGCCTCTTGTAACAGCGTTCACCTCTGCAAACAGCTGGTGGAGAGTGGTGCCGCCATTTTTGCCTCAACCATAAGCGACATTGAAACTGCTGCAGACAAGTGTGAGGAGATGGAGGAAGGCTACATCCAGTGCTCCCAGTTTCTATACG GGGTGCAGGAAAAGCTGGGTGTGATGAACAAAGGTGTGGTGTATGCTCTGTGGGACTACGAGGCCCAGAACAGTGATGAGCTGTCCTTCCACGAAGGGGACGCCCTCACCATCCTGAGGCGCAAGGACGAAAGCGAGACTGAGTGGTGGTGGGCTCGCCTTGGAGACCGGGAGGGCTATGTGCCCAAAAACCTGCTGGGG CTGTATCCACGGATCAAACCCCGACAGCGAACGCTCGCCTGA